One Excalfactoria chinensis isolate bCotChi1 chromosome 13, bCotChi1.hap2, whole genome shotgun sequence genomic window, AGTCTGCTTAGTGTACTAACGTTATGGATCCAGCTAAGCATCTATTCgaagaagcagcacagcaagaagaTACCAAATGTATAGGATCATAGAACAGTTTGAGCTGAAAGGACCTTTAAGGACTATCTGATGCAACTcatctgcaatgaacagggacatttaCAGCTCGATGAGGTGCtgagagccccatccagcccagttATTGCCAGCTGAGGAGGGGAAGCACAATGATGGGCTCAAACTAAGGGAATCCTTTGCAAAATAAGCAGGCCCAAAGAAAGGAAATCCTCACCTCAGAGCCAAGAAAGAGCTTCTCCAGAATGACAGAAACCCTTCTAgctgggggaagggggaaaCTTCTCCTCAGCCATCCCAACACAACCCAGCCCTCggctgctgccagcccccagGGTTTCACTGGTGACCTCTTCCTGTGTTTAATTCTGAGCACAGGCAGCCAATGGGGGTGGGAAGGAATCACCAGTCATTTTGCAAAAGAAAGTGACTGAAATATTGAACGCTCCATTGATTGCTGCCTGTGGCATGTGGAGCATTCCCTTTATTGTCCCGCTGCAAAGCGGCAGcaatggggctcagtggggccCCTCGTCCACCCCTACACTGCACCTCCCTCCTGCGGGAGGGTGGGAATCTGGCCCCAAAGGCATTTCTCCCCCCAAATGCCAAGCTTGATAACTACCATTTGTGTTCTATTTGTTGAAGCATGACTGCGCCAGGACAGGTGGGACGGAAACAGGGAATGGAGCTGCTTGGGGGGTGAAAAGCGTGTGCTGTTTCAGATCACACCACATCCATACACTTTATCCTGGTCTGGAAGGGAAAATGAGGCAGAACATGTATAGAGTTctagggaaggaggaagaaggaatttgctggaaggcagcaggaggcCCCAGCAGGCAGGAAGGGAAGAGCTTCAGCCAGGATACAGAAAACTGCTCTTCTGAACTCAGGTTAGTAAAAAAACTCAGGCTTAAATCACTGAAGTTTCAAGGTTTTTGGGAACACATCTCCTGCATCTGCATCCCGCTGTTTGCAGGGAAATGCTTTTACCACTGCTACGTGCTTCCCAGGCTGCTTTTTGCTACGTTACATCCCCTCAAGCAAAAAAGGAATAGGACTGAAAGTTTTTGCATGACATTTTTCTTGGCAGAATTTGTCCTCTTATTTTGAAGAACTTTTTACATGAGGAAAATGATAGAATCAAGGAATACTTCGAGTTGGAGGTGACCTTACAGTCTCCCAGCCCCAACCTCTGCCCTGGGCTGGTTGCtcccactggatcaggctgcccagggctcatCCAGCCTGGTGCAATGAATTAATTTAGAACACCTTTAATTTAGGACACCTTTCACTGAACAGATTCAAAACCCAGAAGCGGTTTCATTCGTGTGGGGTGAGATCtcttttaaacaggaaaaagatcCAGTGGGTTTAGAGGGAAATTGCTGACTTGACAGATACAAGAGAGCTGATGGAAGCCCGGGACACTCCACACAATGTGCTTTCATCTTTTGAGAGTTATGGGATAACTCTGGAATAGAACAGTTATGGAATGGCGCTGTTCTTATTCTTCAAGTTACAGTCGCTGTGTGGCCACATAAGTGACATCACCGAGAACATATTGTACTGTCATTATGCTAAAAACCAAAGTATTACTGGAAAGAGCTGCCTGTCGAGATGCTATTCGAAGTGGTTGTTTGAGATTGCAATCAAATTTGGGTGCTTCTGAAAattattcatttgaaaaaatCCAGGACCGTCTCCCCGTAACTATGTTATTAAAGCTGTACATCAGCAAAGGCATTTGCTCTCCCATCTCCTGTGTCTTGTACAGTTTGTGAAGTCAGAGACCCAAATCAGCATAACACACTTGCCAAGGGACAGGAGAAATGTATTCAGATTGAATCTAGTGATTCTGGTTCACTCACCGCTAACAGCTCCTTCATCAAGGCCATGGGGTTAATCATTAACCTCTACCATCTACAATCAGAAAAATACCTTCAGTCAcgaggaaacagagcagaagggaaagtTACACCAGTTCCAAGCAGCAGGTCACAGCTCTGGGACAGTTAACAAGGGTTAGGGCACACATAAATAGGGCGGCAGCAGGTTGGTCCTTCTCACTGGTCCTGGCCCTgatctccagctctgcagcaggtaggaggcactgctgggtgcAGCGAGGGGAGTCCGGGGGGAGGGTTTGGGGATGGACTTTCCCCCAGTAAAGTGTTATGGAGCCAACAGAGAGTGGCAGGAGGGCCCTGGTAGGAGTGGGAAGAAAGGAGATGACAGGTAAAGGGACCTgaaaaggagcaggaaaaggGGGGTATGATGATAAATGAAGATCCAAGCATATTATTGGAACTGTACAATATATGTAGGAGAAAGGAGTTGGAAGCAAATACTGTTCAAATAGAGGGACAGAAAGCAATAAGCCAATGCAGAAGAGTCCATCCTGTCTGGCCCTTTGTACAGAGGGGAACAGGAGTGTTCCCCACACATCTGTCTTTATGCTCCAGCCACaggcagggaggtgctggatgGCCCCTGCTCACAGCTAGAACATACATCAGCCCCAAACCATCTAGAATGAAGCCAGCATCTTGCTTTACATGCTTTTCTTAACTCATGTTTCTGCACCAGGGAGGGGCATCACTGCAGCCCCTGCACCTACTCCAATCCCAGCTGCATCACGTTGGTAATGCAGAAGCAGACACAggtttttctgtaggtttgGCTTTGgtcttcatttcaaaatgaaccCGCTGacaaagctgaaagcaaagtGCCAAGCTGCTGATAACAAAGTGATGCTTCTGTACTTTGGCTGAGCCCCACCAGCTCATCACTCCTGAAACGACTCATTTTGATCCAGAACAATACTGGTGGTGGGATTCTATCAggcagctcagaaagaaaaagtaattcaaAAAGCAACAGGTACAGTGTGTTATAAACAAAGCCCCCCGGCCTATTAAACCAAGGCAAAGTGACCGAGGTAAGAGGCACCAGTAAATCTACCATTGCACATTTCACCAAGCCTCGTTCAAGCAGGATGTGGTTGTTTCAGACACCAGCTGAGAGAAGGGCTGAGAGCACTGAGGAATTTCTCCTTCTTATAATAAGAATTCCCATCTGCCTCCCTGGTGTAATCCCAAATAAgggcaaagagaaaagcagaaaccatCCCCTCCTTTAACATGATGGATACAACTGCATGTATTTAACAAATGCCATGTCGATTGCTTTATTTGACCCTCTCttcacaaaataattttattatatgTATGAAAGCAGCTTACAGGCAATAAAGTTATGAAAACATTCACGATACATAAATACACAGACCTGATGCAGGATGTATATAGTTCATTAGACTTTGAGATTTTTCCTCTCAGTTCTCTTTTCCTGAcgttgttggttttttttctttgtaatataTTACGAAAAGTTTCTCCAGAGGGTATCTGTGCCCATTCAGAAAGCAGGTCTCTCTCTTGGGAGTGCTGCTGAGTGTTAACTCCCGGTGTTCCTGTTGCTAACATTCGCTGCTCACTTTGGGCATTGCagagggaaaacagaagggaaggaccATGGAAAAGTTGCAGTTCTTTGAATTAAACGCTGTCAACTTTGTTTTGGAGCTCATGGGGAGTTTTTGAGGCGGGGGCTGCAGTTCCATCCATAGTTAGAGAGGTCTTAATTCAGATCGGTGATGAGGCACTATTCCTTACTGAAGGGACTAACTGATGTGGGAACTCCTAAAATGTAACATCCTCCTGGCCTCCAAAGTAAAGCACTGCGTACCCACTTGAACTCAGACTGATAGCAGACAGACAGCATGATCCCAGTGGTACTGCAAGAAATAATACAGATGATAACGAGGTTTGGCATGTTTACTACCATAAAACCAATTGTGTTTGTTCGGAAAAGATATCCAAGACTTGGAATAAGAAAAGTCTGAGAAAGCTGTTTATCTTACATAAATACAAAACGTTACCTACTACGAATTGTTACCTAAGTAGCTTCTCTTCTCAAACTGGATTCCCCTGAAGGTTGTAGTCGTACCGAAGGTCTGTACAGATCCACAAACTTGACATTCTAGCAGAGTCTTTGTAACGTGaaacttcttaaaaaataaatagcagcaaTTCCTTGTTCTTTGTATAAGGGAATTCACAACTCAGTCAACGCTGATCCCATCTTTTGAAAGAAATCCCACTTAAAAACCAAAGCCCACAAGAAAACGAGCTCCACTCCACATCAGTTCTGTTGATTCCTTCATCTCTCGCTGAGCTTCTCAGCCTTCCTCCATCCCACTCAGCTCTCCGGGCCATCAGGGCTTCCATAAAGTGCTGACTGGTTGCCTGGCCACAATGCAGTAATGACACTCCAAAAATATCCCATTATTTAGACATCttaaataacataaataaagCTAGATCTGTAATAACATATGAAAAATATCgatttaaaacaataaataaataaaaccagtaTCAACATGTTAACTcccaaagctttaaaaataaccatTCTCATTATAAGgctcaattattttttcagaaagaattttAAGAAGGCCTCTACCTCCCTTTACAATCCCTCAGCCTTTAACTAGGATCTGTTAACACCCACTatcacaaaacacagcaatcCTTTATATTCTAGTAAACATGAATCTTTAAATACTTAACATTTATCTTTTGCCTCACTTTGAGCAAGAAATCAGCCTCTCTAGGTGCAGAGGAGCAGTATTTTCTCACTGCACTGTATCCAAACTTGTGTATATTCCTCAGTATGAACAGCACAGTTTaacatccatttttttttaaccaatttTCAGTAACTTTTTGCTGTTTAgtgttttaaatattaaatgtaaTGCCAGGAAAATTCATTCAGGGCTTGATGTAAATGTGTACTTCTCCCTAGGGCTTAGTTTCATACAAAAAGAtcatatctttttattttttaaagatgatcGCATTGTACACTGTTATGTTTTGTTGGGTACACCTCACTGTTCAGGTTTTATGCTGCCCATTTTGTGTAATAGGATTGATCTTTTCCAAAGAAACATCAGCTTCATAATCCAAAATACCCGACAGTGCTGGAGACATTTTCTCCAAGGTCTTAGATAGTTcaccctcttcttccttttttagaGGTTCTTCTTCCGGACAGATGATTGCGTGTGGGATCAGATAAACCAGATTCGACTCTTTGGGGCTGGACCCTTTGGGCTCATGTTGGCTTGAAAAAACAACTGCTCCATTGTTGTTAATGCTAACAGTTTCTATAGCATTGCCGGACATTGGGCAGAGCCTGTAGCATCCTAGCAGGGTGGAAAACGCCTTGCGGAAATCAGCATTGAAGGCATAAATGATGGGGTTTAGGGAAGAATTGGCCCATCCAAACCAAATAAAAACGTCAAAGATGGTAGAGTTAATGCAGAAGGCTTCTGCTCCCTTGGACGGTTGGGTGGGCTCGCAGAAGGGAATCATGCAGTTCAACACGAAAAATGGCAACCAGCAGCACACGAACACCCCCATGATCACTGACAAAGTCTTTAGAACCTTTGTTTCCCTCTTGAAGGACATTTTGAAGTTGCTCTCAGGTTGCTGACAGTCCATGCTGCTTCTGTTGCCACTTGTGTTCTGGCAGTTCTTGGcatgcactgctgctctctccAAAGCTGAAATTCGTCGTATTTGCTTCTGAGCAATCCGGTATATCCTTGTGTAGGTTACTATCATGATGGCCACAGGTATATAGAAGCTAATTACAGAAGAGGAGATGGCATACATCCTGTTTAGGCTAGAATCACAGTTGTCCGTGCTTATACCTTGTAAACTGGCATTCAAGTCCAAAAAGCTCGTGGTTTTAGCCTTGTGCCAGTTCAGCTGCACGGGGATGAAGGAAATCAACACAGACAAAGTCCACGCCACACTGATCATGATGAAGGCTGCCTTGGGGGTCATTTTCCTCTCGTACCTGAATGGGCTGGAGATGGCCCAGTATCTGTCCACACTAATGACACAGAGATTTAAGATGGAGGCTGTTGAGCACATAATATCAAAGGCCACCCAGATGTTGCAAAATGAACCAAAAGGCCAGAAACCAGCGATCTCAGACACTGCTTTCCAAGGCATGACCAAAACCGCCACCAAGAGGTCTGACACGGCCAAGGAGATGACAAAGAAGTTGGTCACTTTGGACCTGAGGTGGCGAAACCTAATGACAGCTGCGCAGACCAGCGTGTTTCCCAGCAGCGTGGAGAGGATCAGCAGCGAGAGGAAGCAGCCCGTGAGGATCCGAAAGGAAGAGTCCCTTTCCGCAAGCAACCCTTCCCCATCCATAGTGGTGTCGTTCCAAGTCATAATTTCTCCTGAGGGAAAATCACATCATGATTTTCATGACAACATCAGCTCCTTTCCTTACAGATAGCAGACATGAGACGTCCGTTAATTAGTCATCTCCGAACAGACCAAAAGCTCCTGGTTACAGTCCCCTCAAGCCCAGATGGACTTCACCTACTCTGAATCTCCCTGAACGACATTGAAAGCTCTATGAGCAGGAACTGAAAATCTACAAATAGAGTCAACTCCACAGAGGGGTTTTTAAGCAGTCCCTTCAGGAACACGCTGCACCACCCCAGCATGAAGCAGCCTGATTCAGACAGCTCACCTGCAAATGTTCTGCTTCTGTCCTCTGCAAATATACCCCACAGACAGGAAAGCAATCACTTTTCCATGCTTGCATATATTCCCACTTAAATAGACTATTGATCGAGTGTTTCCAGCGTCCATCGCACTAGCCCTTCATATTTACTGATGCGTACCATACGAggtgcttttcctttgctttggtTCCCTAAATGTCTCACTGATTAAACACCCCATCCTTCCTCCTCAGCACGCTCCTGTTACAAAATCCACCAGTTCTCTGCTTCTGGGCAGCATCAGTGAGCAATTCTTCACTTTGTTTCAAGTTTTACACTTCCAGAGGCAAAGGAAATAAGCATACAGCAGGTGTGTTTTAAAGGTTTTCAGTACGAAGTAGCTCAGGTTATTTAGTTTTAttgaaatgagaaattctgGCTCCTACCTTTcacctttgtttctgtttgctctgGGATGCAGGGCCGCCTCTTCTCCTCATTTAGGTTTGGAATTGCATAGCAAATCTTACAAACAAACCCAGCGTTGCATCAGGTGCAGGCATGTGTTGTTCCCTGAAAGCGTCAATCAGCAAAACAGGAGCCACCGAAGTTTAGTCCCCAGGAATTAGTCCTGCAGCAAGCAGTGGGGCAGCGTTGGTGGGCAGTGTGTGACAGACCCCGTCTGTGTGTGCCCGGCTACCTCcatcccatagaccccatagatctCTCTGCAAACTTTGTTGGCCGGCTCGGTTCCGGTCGCGCTTTGTACATCCTGTCAGACGGAATCATCCCAAGCAAAAGGCACGGTATTCCCAGCACCAGCAAGAGCCAAGTCgcagttgtttctttctttctcctgtcgTTCTCTGAAGGGGGTGaaagcagggagaaaggaggaggaaggaccTGAGTGAGCTCCCCTCTGCACGAAGGCAGTGGTGCCAGGAGTGGTTCCTCTTCCAGCAGGGACGAATGGCTTCAGCGCTTCTCTGCCAGGTTATAGCTCTCCATGACCACCACGGGATAATCTCACCTCCTGCTCAGAGGGGCTGCGCTCCGGCCGTCGGAGCAGCCGGCTCTAGCATGCTTTTCCCTTTAATAACGGCGCAGGCGGAGCTGCTCTTCACGCTCTCCCGGGCCGCGCATCTCCGGTGCCGGGGGCTTTTCCTCCGTTCGCCCGGGAGGGCGGCCCCGGCGGCACAGACTTCCTTCTGCCGGGGGCAGGACTCGGCAGCATCGCCCCTGAGAGAGCTCTGTCCGTCCGGTGTCTCCTTCCTAAAGGATTAAAACAAGGGAAAGACAGGGTGGAGGCACGCAgagggcacagggcagccccccTTCGCCTCTTTTCACATCGTCGGTCGGATGTAGCTTCCCCTGGGCCACCTCCCCCCGATTTTTCCGCTTTCTCGTAGAATAAGCAGGATGCCGAGCAAAGCCGGGCTGCGGGAGTTGAGTGCACACGGGATCACTTTGCCCCGCCGAGCTGCGGGACGCTGCGTGATGTCTCGGCGCTGCGAGCCAGCCGAGTCCCATTCATTGATGCGTAAAGTAAGTACCGGTACCCAACTTAGGGCTGGGCGATGCTCCCAGCGGTGCAGGCGGCGGGCTGCAGGCCGAGGCACCCCCGACGAGCACCGAAACCCCGGGGAGCACCGATAGCCCGGGGCACGCTCGGCATCCGGCAGAGCAGGATACTCACCGGAGCGGGATGCTCGGGTCGGTCCGGGGTGACGGCGGTCAACAGCCGGGGCAGCGCTCCGCTCCCCCCTGCTCCGCTCCGCGCCactccccgccgccccgcgcccccgcGGCTCCCGGCGCAGCCGCGGCCACCGGGCTCCCTCTCCTGggcggccgcggccccgcgcccctcCGCCGGAGCGGAACGCAAGGCAGCCCCGGGGGCGCGGTGCAGGGATGCTCCGGGTGTCCCGCCCCGCCGCTTCCTCCGGACAGCTCGGCCGGTTCGGCGGGGAGCGGACCGGGAGGAGCCGGAGAGAGCGGCTCCGGGAAACGGGTCCTTTAGATCACCACTAAAGAGATTAAGGAGACAAAATCCGCGAGCAAACTTCAAACCTGGCTCTCCGTAGCAGACGGAGTGCATTGCTGTCCCTACATGTCGGCAGGGAAAAACCTCAAGGGCAGTTTCCCCAGGGCGTTCCGGTGCCTGAGGAGCCGGGTCCTGTCCAGGTGTCCCAGAGCAGGAGTGGGGAAAACAGAACCGCTGCTCTGAGAGCTCCCGGAGCTTCACCCCCTGACGGCAGATTTTAGCCCTGGGCAGATCCCCTTCTGTCTGCGAGGGGAAACTCCGTTCGTTCACCTGCCCGCAAAAATGTGTCGGTTCAGATcgtgttttcttctttacaaaAATCAGTTTGGTTCAGCAATAAGTCCTTCGAGCCCTTTCATTCTACGGAAGGGATTTTTCTGTCCTACCTGAAGCACGAGAGCCAACGGAAGCAGATGAACGAAATGATTTGCAAGTTGCTACCTTTGTGTCATAACCTCACCTCAAACAAATGTATCGGGAAATGAAGATAAACATCACGGTGTGGGGGGGTTTAAAACCaacaagaagaacaaagaagttCACTAAGTTGTCAAGATGCATTTCCTGGGTTTCAGCACTACTGAAGTTGCTTATATGCCAGCTATAATTTCTCATAATGTCAGTCAGTGTGGGTACAGTGCTAAACTAACCCTGACTAGCTAACTAAGATGCTTGTTTTGccttcccctctctctttctctcacttTTAATTCCTTCTCAGCAAagtctctttcctcctccttttgaTCCCGTTCTTTAATCATCATCATTTGTCCCCAGGGGAGagtgaaaaagacagaaagtgaATCCTTTGCTCTTCAGTAATAGAGATGCCTAATGAAACTCCTTCTGagctttctttttatatttttgggatttttttggtgtattttttctctccttttctcctcaaaGCCCAACACAGGTGAGATTTACTGCATGTACTTGTCTTCTGAAAatgcagcacactgctgctttggaacAGAAACCCTGGACTGAGGGGAACATTGACTTCATAAGAAGACACAGGGAACATTCTCACattcttcattcatttaaatCAACATCCATTCCAGCGGTCAGAGTCTTTTTCATATCTCACCCCTAATTTAACGTGATCATTTTGTGGATGAAATTCAGGCCTGGCTCAGCTGAGGCCgtaacagcacagcaaagccccTTAAACAGCTCTGCAGGTTTCAAACACTCCTTCTTCAAACAGGGCACCCTGCTGTGCTCATTTGCCACTTCAGCTAATTTGCGAGCTTTTAAAACTTTCATGACTTAATAGCCATACCCAGGTGAGGCACAAAAGTGAAATCCATTAAACCCTTATTACTGTTCAGGTAAATGCAGTGGAGGGATTAGGCAGCCAATTGGTGCAGCTCTGGGAGCCATTTCTGCAAAGGATGGGTTGAATTTGCCTTTTGCTGCTGTGCCCTCAGACAGCACTGAAGGATCAGCTCATGTCCAGGTCAGAGCTTGCCCAAAGCTGCCAGCAATGGGATAGTGGTGCAGGTGTGTGAGACccagaaacaggcagaaaacCAGTTTAATTTTCCATAGGCCCCCACATATAACAGCTACTTGATTCTGTTTAATGCTTTGCAATCACTGCTGACTGATGCTGCAATCAAAGCAATACCCAGGAAAGGAAGTATCATGTGTCTCTGCTATCACCCTACAAAACATCTGTTGCTCCTCAGAGACTCTTTTTGGAGAAACGCCCCTTGGGTTGGCATAAAGATTTGAAAATACACATAGAGTAACACCTTCGTCCAAATGATCTTAATCCAAACAGTAATTAGCTACTAGAAGACCGAGCCAGAGCTGAACAAAGTCCAAGGCTTGTGTTCAGAGATAGACATGCTTTAATCTGCcaaacagcacacacacaaaaaggtgTATTGATTTACAAAACAGCATTACAGTCTGTGGATACAGACTGTGCTCAAGTCAGGATGACTTCTTGAGTCTGCATGCATGGGATGTATTAAACATCAAATCAGCTGAGGCGGGCTAGTAGAAATAATGCCTGAAAGAGCTGTCAAG contains:
- the DRD1 gene encoding D(1A) dopamine receptor codes for the protein MTWNDTTMDGEGLLAERDSSFRILTGCFLSLLILSTLLGNTLVCAAVIRFRHLRSKVTNFFVISLAVSDLLVAVLVMPWKAVSEIAGFWPFGSFCNIWVAFDIMCSTASILNLCVISVDRYWAISSPFRYERKMTPKAAFIMISVAWTLSVLISFIPVQLNWHKAKTTSFLDLNASLQGISTDNCDSSLNRMYAISSSVISFYIPVAIMIVTYTRIYRIAQKQIRRISALERAAVHAKNCQNTSGNRSSMDCQQPESNFKMSFKRETKVLKTLSVIMGVFVCCWLPFFVLNCMIPFCEPTQPSKGAEAFCINSTIFDVFIWFGWANSSLNPIIYAFNADFRKAFSTLLGCYRLCPMSGNAIETVSINNNGAVVFSSQHEPKGSSPKESNLVYLIPHAIICPEEEPLKKEEEGELSKTLEKMSPALSGILDYEADVSLEKINPITQNGQHKT